A part of Micromonospora chersina genomic DNA contains:
- a CDS encoding WXG100 family type VII secretion target gives MTDESLVAGVRSTREVWTGSSLADGVEGLVDAIRSEGWVDDLLAGAAFGLDVAATVLDPFSALLANGLGWAMEYFEPLREMLDWLTGMPDVVASHAATWDNMAGHLQRMAADLQAHLAGDVPDWRGHAAEAYQSLMKNNVDAIAGLGGASAAMAAATQAAGNLVSFTRDIVRDLIADLVARVIVWAVEAIFVVTIPVIAAQITAAVLKWAGRILSYTTALVTSLTNLSKLVNG, from the coding sequence ATGACCGACGAGTCGCTGGTCGCGGGCGTCCGGTCCACCCGGGAGGTGTGGACGGGGTCGTCGCTTGCCGACGGCGTCGAGGGCCTGGTCGACGCGATCCGCAGCGAGGGCTGGGTCGACGACCTGCTCGCCGGGGCGGCCTTCGGGCTGGACGTCGCCGCCACGGTGCTGGACCCGTTCAGCGCGTTGCTGGCCAACGGCCTCGGCTGGGCGATGGAGTACTTCGAGCCGCTGCGGGAGATGCTCGACTGGCTGACCGGCATGCCCGACGTGGTCGCCTCGCACGCGGCGACCTGGGACAACATGGCCGGGCACCTCCAGCGGATGGCGGCCGACCTCCAGGCGCACCTGGCCGGCGACGTGCCGGACTGGCGGGGGCACGCCGCCGAGGCGTACCAGTCGCTGATGAAGAACAACGTGGACGCGATCGCCGGCCTGGGCGGCGCGTCCGCGGCCATGGCGGCCGCCACGCAGGCCGCCGGGAACCTCGTCTCGTTCACCCGCGACATCGTCCGTGACCTCATCGCGGACCTCGTGGCGCGCGTCATCGTCTGGGCGGTCGAGGCGATCTTCGTGGTCACCATCCCGGTGATCGCCGCGCAGATCACCGCCGCCGTGCTGAAGTGGGCGGGCCGGATCCTGAGCTACACCACGGCGCTCGTCACCAGCCTCACCAACCTGTCCAAGCTCGTCAACGGCTGA
- a CDS encoding YbaB/EbfC family nucleoid-associated protein → MSGALGGGVLDPDGAMDQMRAWKGRIDKLAADTKAMSDRLQELRVTAEDDNGLAEVTVDSAGALLDLRLGRQIQRVSPEVVAEAVMAAIRRAKGQLAERSQEIIAETVGTDSSAARAIAERVGRQLRPEPESGWGEPGPYDGHGWRR, encoded by the coding sequence GTGAGCGGGGCTCTGGGCGGGGGCGTGCTGGATCCGGACGGCGCCATGGACCAGATGCGGGCCTGGAAGGGCCGCATCGACAAGCTCGCCGCCGACACGAAGGCGATGAGCGACCGCCTCCAGGAGCTGCGGGTCACGGCCGAGGACGACAACGGCCTGGCCGAGGTCACCGTCGACTCGGCCGGCGCGCTGCTGGACCTGCGCCTGGGCCGCCAGATCCAGCGGGTCTCCCCCGAGGTGGTGGCCGAGGCGGTCATGGCGGCGATCCGGCGGGCGAAGGGGCAGCTCGCCGAGCGGTCGCAGGAGATCATCGCGGAGACCGTCGGCACCGACTCGTCGGCCGCGCGGGCGATCGCCGAGCGGGTGGGCCGGCAGCTGCGCCCCGAGCCGGAGTCCGGCTGGGGCGAGCCCGGCCCGTACGACGGCCACGGCTGGCGGCGATGA